A region of the Clostridium sp. AN503 genome:
TCGATCGATTTTGTTAAGAATCCTCAGGGCAGCTTTCAGTACAAAGTAGCGGGGAAAGAGTATATCACATATTATTCAGATGTGGAGTATACCAACTGGAGGGTACTGCTGACTACAGGGCTGGACAGCTATAAAGCGGAGCAGACCGTATATAGTATCCTGGCTTCGGTGCTGCTTCTGCTGTGTATCATCCTGGCAGTCTGGAGCGGAAGGTTTGCCTCACGCCGCATTGTGCGTCCCATCCAGAAGATATCTGATACTTTAAGGGGGATCCAGAGCAATCAGGATTATTCACTGAGGGTTCCTGTGGAGCGGAAGGACGAGCTTGGCAATCTTGGAACGGAGATCAACGGACTGATCGATTTCATCGAGACAGAAAATCTCTACAAAGCAAAGCAGCAGCGTCTTCTTCGGGAAAAGGCAGAGCAGGATGCGTTGACCAAGGTACTGAACAAGGAGCGGATCAGCCAGTACCTTATGGAAGCCATGGACTGCCGGCGCAGAGAGGGAGCGCGGATCGCCGTTCTGTTTGTGGATATTGATGACTTTAAGGCGTTCAATACCCATTACGGGCATAATGTGGGGGATCAGGTCCTTCTGTTTATCGCAGCCCTTTTAGCCAGGGAAACTGGCGGAACGGTCGGAAGAGTGGGCGGCGATGAATTTCTTGTTGTGGTGGAAAATGAGGCGGTGCTCCATGAGCTGGAGCTGTATCTGGACAGGATCCAGAAGCAGGCGGAGAGCCAGTTTGTAGTCCGTGGAAGCGGCGCCAATCTGTCTGTTACCTGCTGCATTGGCGCGGTGCGGATCGATCTAAAGACCGAGAGCAGCCGCAGCCTGACTCCGGAGAAACTGATCGGAATGGCAGATGAAGCGATGTATCAGGTTAAAAATAGCGGCAAACGTGGGTATGTTGTGCTGGATATGTAGATATGGAAACGAACGATATGTGAAAGGACGGTACATAAGATGAGACAGGCAAAACCGATTACACGGCAGTTCATAGAGGCGTGCAGGAAGGATTATGAAAGCGATCCTAAATACAGGACCCTGACCTGCGCCGTATCAAAAGCCGAGCTGGCGGATGCCGCGTTTAACGGTGAGGCGGCAAGAAAACTGGATATGACATTTTCCATCGATCTATGCCGGTCTGCTGTGACCTGGCAGAAATCCAGCGGGCGGTGCTGGATCTTTGCGGCGATGAACATTTTAAGGGAGGCCGCCGCAGAAAACTGTGGTATGGAGCGGATGGAACTGTCTGAAAACTACATTGCTTTCTGGGATAAGTTTGAAAAGATCAATTATTTCCTGGAGGCGGTGATCGACTGCGGCAGCCTGCCGGCAGGCGACAGGACTTTGGATTGGGTCTTACAGGGGATCAGTGATGGAGGGCAGTGGGACATGATCGTTTCGATCGTGAAAAAATACGGTGTAGTCCCGATTTCCGCCATGCCGGAGACTTCTCAGTCGTCATCGACGAAAGTTATGAACCGGATGCTGAACATGAAGCTGAGAGAGTATGCGGCAGAGCTGAGGGCCATGGTTTCCCGGAACGAGGACCCGCAGGCCCGCAAGGAAGAGATGCTGAAGGAGATGTACCGTGCGCTCTGCATTTGTTTTGGAAAGCCGGCAGAAACCTTTGATTTTGAGTACCGGGATAAAGACGATCATTTTCACCGGGATGTCAATCTGACTCCTTATGATTTTTATGACAGATATGTAAAGATCGATCTGGAAGATTATGTGAGCATCATCAATGCGCCCACGGCGGATAAGCCTTATGGGAGAGCGTATACGGTCAAATACCTTGGAAATGTAGTGGAGGACCCGGTCCGCCATATCAATGTACCCATGGAAACCCTGAAACAGATGGTCATCTCCCAGTTGAAGGATGGGGAGCCAGTCTGGTTCGGCTGCGACTGTTCCAGATTCGGCGACCGCAGGCTGGGGATCTGGGATCAGGACAGTTTCTGTTATGGAGAGATCCTGGGAGGCCTCACCTTTGGCATGACGAAGGAAGAACGCCTGGATTATCGGGACAGCGCGATGAACCATGCCATGGTGATCGCCGGCGTAAATCTGGATGATAACGGGGTTCCGAACCGCTGGAAGATAGAAAACAGCTGGGGCGAGGAGGCCGGACAAAAGGGATATTTTGTGATGAGCAGCAGTTGGTTTGACGAGTTCACTTATCAGGCGGTGGTGCATAAAAAGTACCTGCCGGATGACTTGAAAAAAGCGCTTTCTGAGGAGCCGGAGGTGTTGGAGCCGTGGGATCCGATGGGGTCGTTAGCGTGATTAAGGGGGCGCCGGATAACGGCGCCTTCCAGTTTTTCGCAAAAGAAAGTATCCAGTGCGGGAAAAAAGTGCTTGTAAAATTTTCCCAACTATATTAAAATGTGCTTACGGAGATGATATTTGCAAAAGGAGGTGGAGAGATAGTAGACACCACTCTGTTTGGAAAATATCAAGTGTGCCGGATACTGGGCCGTGGAAGAAGCGGGACGGTGTATCTGGCGAGACACAAAGACCTGGAGGAATATCGTGCGATCAAACAGGTGTCCAAAGCCTGTGAGGATTACGGAGAGTTCCGAAGGGAAGCGCTGATACTGAAAAGTATCCGCCATCCGGGGATACCGATCGTGTATGACCTGGAGGAGGATGAACAGTACAGCTATTTGATCGAGGAGTTTCTGGAAGGAGATTCCCTGTACGCCCTTGTTTCCAACATGGGGCATTTTTCGAAGGCAATGACGGTCCTGTATGGGATTCAGATTTGTCATCTGGTTAGTATCTTGCATTCGGCGAGACCAACCCCTATTTTGTATCTTGATTTACAGCCAAAGAATCTTTTAGTGTGTCACGACACGGTGAAACTGATTGATTTTGACCACTCTGTACATTTGAATGAAGCGGAGCATCTGACCCTGCGTTACGGGACAGCAGGCTGCGCGGCGCCGGAACAGTACACGGGAGATGTCCTGGATGAACGGACTGATATCTATGCCATTGGTGCTGTCCTCCATTAC
Encoded here:
- a CDS encoding GGDEF domain-containing protein, translating into MKIRTSLYRTVFSLIVFPFFLFTLLITNIYSGRLEKVITESLYVVANTQVSEMTNFCEQQRKYLSLLGGMDVSRSVLRGNTKGGAVQYLDDILSSYTTMVSYMKTLTVLDKEHRVVSSSARDHLPYAADGIGDLVESMGSQSFYISDVLVDADGNKTLVAISAIEDAGGLMGYALAEIDLDFYKNIRKKTELWNDATFYLVDGKRQIISAGTQDEEREDFVTTAEDRRDYIEKYTSIDFVKNPQGSFQYKVAGKEYITYYSDVEYTNWRVLLTTGLDSYKAEQTVYSILASVLLLLCIILAVWSGRFASRRIVRPIQKISDTLRGIQSNQDYSLRVPVERKDELGNLGTEINGLIDFIETENLYKAKQQRLLREKAEQDALTKVLNKERISQYLMEAMDCRRREGARIAVLFVDIDDFKAFNTHYGHNVGDQVLLFIAALLARETGGTVGRVGGDEFLVVVENEAVLHELELYLDRIQKQAESQFVVRGSGANLSVTCCIGAVRIDLKTESSRSLTPEKLIGMADEAMYQVKNSGKRGYVVLDM
- a CDS encoding C1 family peptidase, with the protein product MRQAKPITRQFIEACRKDYESDPKYRTLTCAVSKAELADAAFNGEAARKLDMTFSIDLCRSAVTWQKSSGRCWIFAAMNILREAAAENCGMERMELSENYIAFWDKFEKINYFLEAVIDCGSLPAGDRTLDWVLQGISDGGQWDMIVSIVKKYGVVPISAMPETSQSSSTKVMNRMLNMKLREYAAELRAMVSRNEDPQARKEEMLKEMYRALCICFGKPAETFDFEYRDKDDHFHRDVNLTPYDFYDRYVKIDLEDYVSIINAPTADKPYGRAYTVKYLGNVVEDPVRHINVPMETLKQMVISQLKDGEPVWFGCDCSRFGDRRLGIWDQDSFCYGEILGGLTFGMTKEERLDYRDSAMNHAMVIAGVNLDDNGVPNRWKIENSWGEEAGQKGYFVMSSSWFDEFTYQAVVHKKYLPDDLKKALSEEPEVLEPWDPMGSLA